The Flavobacterium galactosidilyticum nucleotide sequence GGAACGGGATTGTCTTCGCATGAAGTGAATCAACCTGGAAGTTATAGAGACGTGACTGATACGACAGTTGTGGCTCAATTTAAAGCATTGAACGATTCTTTGCCAAGTTTTCTACAAGGCTTTGGAGACATTCATATTTTGGCTTGGACAACAACTCCTTGGACATTACCTTCAAATACAGCTTTGACCGTAGGTCCGAAAATTGACTATGTTTTAGTAAAAACATTCAATCAATATACTTTTTTGCCAAGCAATGTAATTTTGGCTAAGAGCTTAGTTGGAAAACAATTTGGTAAAGGTTTCTTCGAAAGTACAGATGTTGCTGATTTTGAAAACTTCAAAGAGGGTGATAAAAAAATACCATTCCAAATTATTGCTGAAGCAAAAGGAGCTGATTTAGTTGGAATCAAATACGAGCAATTGTTGCCATTTGCATTGCCATATGAAAATCCTGAAAATGCTTTTAGAGTAATTTCAGGAGATTTTGTAACTACTGAAGATGGAACAGGAATTGTACATACTGCGCCAACATTTGGTGCTGATGATGCTAAAGTTGCTAAAGAGGCAACTCCTGAAGTGCCACCGATGTTAGTTTTAGACGAAAATGGAATGCCAGTTCCTTTAGTCGATTTACAAGGGAAATTTACTTCGCACATGGGTGAATATGCCGGTAAATATGTAAAAAACGAATATTATGACGATGGTGAAGCTCCAGAGCGCTCGATAGATGTAGAACTTGCTATTCGATTAAAAGAAGAAAATAAAGCTTTTAAAGTAGAGAAATATGTCCACAGTTATCCGCACTGTTGGAGAACAGACAAACCTATTTTATATTATCCTCTAGACTCTTGGTTTATAAAAATCACTGAAGTTAGAGATCGTATGTTTGACTTGAATGAAACTATTAACTGGAAGCCAAAAGCTACTGGAGAAGGACGTTTTGGAAATTGGTTAAAAAACGCCAATGACTGGAATCTATCGCGTTCTAGATATTGGGGAATTCCATTGCCAATTTGGCGAACAGACGAAGGAACAGAAGAAATTCTGATTGGTTCTGTTGAAGAATTATATAACGAAATTGAAAAATCGATCGCTGCAGGTTTCCAAAAAGAAAATCCTTTTAAAGGTTTCGAAATTGGGAATATGGCAGAATCAAATTATGACTTGATTGATTTGCATAAAAATGTAGTTGATGAAATCACCTTAGTTTCTGCTTCTGGAAAACCAATGAAGCGCGAAGCTGATTTGATCGACGTTTGGTTTGATTCAGGCTCAATGCCATATGCACAATGGCATTATCCTTTCGAAAACAAAGATAAAATTGACCAAAATAAAGATTTCCCAGCTGATTTTATTGCAGAGGGCGTTGATCAAACTCGTGGTTGGTTCTATACATTGCATGCTATTGGTACTTTAGTTTTTGATAAAGTAGCGTATAAAAATGTAGTTTCGAATGGTTTAGTTCTAGATAAAAACGGACAAAAAATGTCCAAACGTCTTGGAAACGCCGCTGACCCTTTTGAAACATTAAAAGAGTATGGACCTGATGCTACGCGTTGGTACATGATTTCTAATGCAAATCCTTGGGATAACTTAAAGTTTGACTTGGAAGGAATTGCTGAGGTTCGCAGAAAATTCTTTGGAACATTATACAACACTTATTCTTTCTTTAGTTTGTATGCTAATATTGATGGTTTTAAATATCAAGAAGCAGAAATTCCGTTAAATGAAAGACCAGAAATTGACCAATGGATTATTTCTGAACTGAATACGTTGATAAAAGATGTCGATGGTTTTTATGCGGACTATGAGCCTACAAAAGCAGCTCGTGCTATTTCTGATTTTGTACAGGAAAACTTAAGCAACTGGTACGTTCGTCTATGTCGTCGTCGTTTCTGGAAAGGCGATTATG carries:
- the ileS gene encoding isoleucine--tRNA ligase; its protein translation is MSTKFTEYKGLDLPTVASEVLDFWKKENIFEKSVTTREGNQPFVFFEGPPSANGLPGIHHVMARAIKDIFCRYKTQNGFQVKRKAGWDTHGLPVELGTEKELGITKEDIGKTISIEEYNEACKKTVMRYTDVWNDLTEKMGYWVDMEDPYVTYKSKYMETVWWILKQIYNKDLMYKGYTIQPYSPKAGTGLSSHEVNQPGSYRDVTDTTVVAQFKALNDSLPSFLQGFGDIHILAWTTTPWTLPSNTALTVGPKIDYVLVKTFNQYTFLPSNVILAKSLVGKQFGKGFFESTDVADFENFKEGDKKIPFQIIAEAKGADLVGIKYEQLLPFALPYENPENAFRVISGDFVTTEDGTGIVHTAPTFGADDAKVAKEATPEVPPMLVLDENGMPVPLVDLQGKFTSHMGEYAGKYVKNEYYDDGEAPERSIDVELAIRLKEENKAFKVEKYVHSYPHCWRTDKPILYYPLDSWFIKITEVRDRMFDLNETINWKPKATGEGRFGNWLKNANDWNLSRSRYWGIPLPIWRTDEGTEEILIGSVEELYNEIEKSIAAGFQKENPFKGFEIGNMAESNYDLIDLHKNVVDEITLVSASGKPMKREADLIDVWFDSGSMPYAQWHYPFENKDKIDQNKDFPADFIAEGVDQTRGWFYTLHAIGTLVFDKVAYKNVVSNGLVLDKNGQKMSKRLGNAADPFETLKEYGPDATRWYMISNANPWDNLKFDLEGIAEVRRKFFGTLYNTYSFFSLYANIDGFKYQEAEIPLNERPEIDQWIISELNTLIKDVDGFYADYEPTKAARAISDFVQENLSNWYVRLCRRRFWKGDYAQDKIAAYQTLYTCLLTISKLGAPIAPFFMDKLYRDLTLATQSEQFDSVHLAEFPKYVDNFVDKSLESKMQKAQTISSLVLSLRKKEMIKVRQPLQKVMIPVLDERQKAEIEAVSELIKAEVNVKEIVLLDDASGVLVKQIKPNFKALGPRFGKDMGLVSKEIQGLSKEEISQFDKVGSLEIVIAGNTVTLTLEDVEISSQDIEGWLVANANGITVALDITISDELKQEGIARELVNRIQNIRKDSGFEVTDKIKVELKRDGVLEMAILKNEEYIKSETLTSDLVFVDEIENGTEIEFDEIKTMILITK